The window ACAGAGGAAGTTGAAACGAGTTTTGCCGTTGATGATGACAGCCTGGATCCAGCGAAATCTCAACTGAATGTCGTCCCTGAACGTATTGAAGCGAATGGCAATGCTGAATCATTTATTCACTTTTTATTAAGGGATCAGCAGGGCAACCCGGTTACCGGGCAAAAAGTGACCTTCACCAGTCCTCTGGAGGGCACGACTATCAGTCAGGCTAAGGATAACCATAACGGCCTGTATAAAGCGTCGTTATCTGGCGTAACGGCGGGCGTTGCCGAGATCTCTGTCAACGTGAATGACCATCACTTTGCGGTTACTCCAGTGAGCGTTACGCTCACGCCAAAAGTGGGTGAGGCCGGGCAGGGCGTAACGCAGGTGGTGGCAGACAATGCGCCGGCCAATGGCAGATCGGCGAATCAGGTGAAGGTCACCATACACCATGCGGATGGGCGTCCGGCCAGCGCGCAGGCGGTGCGATTCGTGGCGACTAACGGGGCGGCAGTACCCACCTCGGTGATGACTAATAGCGAAGGCGAAGCAATGGCCATGGTGACCAACCGCATCGCCGGAAAATCCGTGGTGTCGGTGATGTTAAACGGACATGTCCAGCAGGTTGAACTCACCTTTCTGTCAGATGAAGGCAGCGCCACCATTTTCCCTGGCGACCTGCGCATCATAGCGGACAACGCATTAGCTAACGGCACTGCTGAAAATAAAGTCAGCGCGACCGTCAGGGATGCGTTTGGTAACCCTGTGGCGGGGCAGCAGGTGAAATTTAAGGCCAGCCACGGCGTACGTGCTTCTGCACAGGGTGTGACTGATGCGAACGGCGTGATAACAGCGATCCTGACGAGCACGGCTGCGGGACGCAGCGAGGTTGTGGCGCTAATTAATCGTCGCGGCGAGCACGTGTCGGTTAATTTTGCCCCCTTTGCATCATCGGTGAAAGTGCTACGCAATGGGCATGCGCTGACCACCCATCCGCAGGTGGGCGACCGTTTATCCGCTGTCGTCATGTGCGGTGAAATTGTCTGCGAAGAGCAGCCAGAACATTTTCAGTGGCAGGGGGAAACCGCTGCAGGCAGTAACCAGTTCACCGCGATTCCACAGGCGACGGGCCGTATCTATGTTGTGTCTGGCGAATGGCAAAAACGTGCTTTGCGCGTGGAAACACAATAATCACCCTGAAAACCGTAATTTCCCGGCTGACGCCTTAATCCCTTTTTATTATTGAGTACGCAAATGAAACGCAAAAACTTTACCTTAACCGCCAGTAGCGCGATGTTAATCCTGTCATTTCCCGCCCTGGCCGTCTTGTCCGATCCAACCGATACCGTAAAAGGACGCGTGCCGGTTATCACCCAGAGCACGATTGTTTCTGCTGATACCAACAGCAACGGCGTCTTCGACATTGGCGATGTGATTTCCATTAGCCAGCAAGGCGCGTTCAGCGACCCGGACGGGGATGCAGAATCGCAAAGAACCTTTCAGTGGCAGGCGGATGGGGCAGATATTTCGGGCGCCACCAGTGATACTTACACCGTGACGGCGAGTGATTTAGGCAAAAAGATCACCGTGTTGGTTACGCCGCATACTGACCCAACGATAACCGATCCGGATACCGGTATCGCAGTTGCGTCAAATGAGCTGTCAGCGGCTTCTGCATCAACGCCGATCGCCGTACAGATTGATGGCGCAGTGAATGGCTTCCCGCAGGTTGATACTGAACTTAGCGCCGTCGTACAACTGGCTGACGGCAGCGCCGGTGATGCTGGCACCTATCAGTGGAAGATTGAGACCGCGATTGGTTCTGGCGTATACCAAAATATTCCAGGTGCGAACGGTAAGACTTACAAACCGGTAGCCGGGGATCAGAAACGTAAGATACAGATCGAGGTGAATTAATGTCACCCATTGTGCAGCAGCGAAGTGTTCAAGCGCTGCTGCGTATAATCGCCGTTCATTCGGATTGCCTGAGCTATGAAGCTGAATAGTGTCGCGCTCACTCTGCGCAGCGCCGCGGGTGTGCTGGTTGTTTTTGTCGCCACTGAAGCCCTGGCGGTGACAGCACAGACCGCGACGGTAAAAGGACGCCCGCCCGTGGCCGGTCAACTGCAGGTGATTAACACCTCTGCGCCGGGATTAAATCCGGCTCAGGGAGATACGCTGGAGATTGCGTATCAATTTCACGATCCTGATGGTTTGCAGGAAAGTCCATCAGAGACCCTGTT of the Citrobacter freundii genome contains:
- a CDS encoding ZirU family protein is translated as MKRKNFTLTASSAMLILSFPALAVLSDPTDTVKGRVPVITQSTIVSADTNSNGVFDIGDVISISQQGAFSDPDGDAESQRTFQWQADGADISGATSDTYTVTASDLGKKITVLVTPHTDPTITDPDTGIAVASNELSAASASTPIAVQIDGAVNGFPQVDTELSAVVQLADGSAGDAGTYQWKIETAIGSGVYQNIPGANGKTYKPVAGDQKRKIQIEVN